The following coding sequences lie in one Syngnathus scovelli strain Florida chromosome 1, RoL_Ssco_1.2, whole genome shotgun sequence genomic window:
- the si:dkeyp-117h8.4 gene encoding uncharacterized protein si:dkeyp-117h8.4, with amino-acid sequence MAENIKWQFAANGQIYQQSLRRIIQKYSNLPDPDAAIEVDLNNTSTESLLDYMKLSKKMIKAKELDQSQQDGGGDSCQMLVDGDNDDGVSDLHSWESSLNRSQRSIPEFDFLPEDQDKELELSLRSQGSNLSELFPSMICRIGRARHRWRISEIGNRVLMKYRKWRQQSGRTNRIKTLGTSHRRSTSKKTTKNPATTCSMLQCSSLRDKTLLGMDLSFIPQSPESKRIKVDETFIVTKEPPFALSPSSASSRTLLDQPSNPRRLFVSATRDQPSTCILSLSQSSNFSSEASLSRSRRSRKLMGEQLFSCFPSPSGTSSGVSLDCPRSSRRLFSSVDRDQRALGMPSPSQSSDSTANQSPRVKKLCSAPAGEQPSLRVFSPLKSPGQPSSWVLSPPRSSGPTLDQFLRSQRLWSSGAREQPSSWVLSPLRPSTPSSDRSLRSKRFARAAAREQQQQSPRVLSPSRCCGRPKRLAVSAADEQFFASSLQSSGSFSDLSHSSKSLFAPENSKFKAQTDICGFPNRPSLGKVGMVNWEDHTISQQAFSRSPNPAQVQRYSRSPACTRQRPLTPQPKSCLGSPPQARKSFCRHLSVDSLTSGFFPYSKKELDEDFDKHFHKFVCQSKLCPSAEARRPHSSQTLGALALSPHCFKLRKRHRELDWDNVSCSDRWSPFSPGSKWHRNEKLRRRLRLPDCEAAECGVLEHDMFRGSQSGERLGIPTRKSKIGPESLRQLNCV; translated from the exons ATGGCCGAAAACATCAAATGGCAATTCGCCGCCAACGGCCAGATATACCAACAGTCGCTGCGTCGAATTATACAAAAG TATTCCAACCTGCCCGATCCCGACGCGGCGATAGAAGTGGACCTCAATAACACCAGTACAGAAA gCCTGCTGGACTACATGAAGCTGTCTAAAAAGATGATAAAGGCGAAGGAG cTGGACCAATCGCAGCAAGATGGCGGAGGCGATTCTTGCCAGATGTTAGTGGATGGTGACAATGATGATG GTGTGTCCGACCTGCATTCCTGGGAGAGCTCTCTGAACAGAAGTCAGAGGAGCATCCCTGAATTTGATTTCCTCCCTGAGGACCAAGACAAGGAGTTGGAGTTGAGCCTGAGAAGTCAAGGCAGCAATTTGTCAGAGCTCTTCCCCAGCATGATCTGTCGAATCGGTCGAGCACGGCACCGGTGGCGCATTTCCGAGATTGGGAACCGTGTACTCATGAAGTACCGCAAGTGGCGTCAGCAGTCCGGCAGAACCAACCGCATTAAAACCCTGGGCACAAGCCACAGACGATCCACGAGCAAGAAAACCACAAAGAATCCTGCAACCACTTGTTCCATGCTACAGTGCTCCTCTTTGAGGGACAAAACTCTTCTGGGCATGGACCTGTCTTTCATCCCACAATCTCCTGAATCCAAAAGGATCAAAGTAGATGAGACCTTCATCGTGACAAAAGAGCCACCCTTTGCCCTCAGTCCTTCTAGTGCCTCCTCTAGGACCTTGTTGGACCAGCCCTCCAACCCCAgaaggttgtttgtctctgctaCCAGAGATCAGCCATCTACGTGCATTCTCAGTCTTTCACAATCTTCTAATTTTTCCTCCGAGGCTTCCTTAAGCAGGTCGCGAAGATCCAGAAAGCTTATGGGAGAGCAGCTATTCTCGTGCTTCCCCAGCCCTTCTGGTACCTCTTCAGGAGTGTCTTTGGACTGTCCCCGAAGCTCCAGAAGGCTATTTTCCTCAGTTGACAGAGATCAGCGAGCTTTGGGCATGCCTAGTCCTTCACAGTCTTCTGATTCCACTGCAAACCAGTCCCCGAGGGTCAAAAAGCTTTGTAGCGCTCCTGCCGGTGAGCAGCCATCTTTGCGCGTCTTCAGTCCTTTGAAGTCTCCCGGTCAGCCATCGTCGTGGGTTCTCAGTCCTCCTCGCTCTTCTGGCCCCACCTTGGATCAGTTCCTGAGGTCCCAAAGGCTTTGGAGTAGTGGTGCCAGAGAGCAGCCATCTTCGTGGGTTCTAAGTCCTTTGCGGCCTTCTACTCCTTCCTCAGACCGGTCTCTGAGATCCAAAAGATTTGCCCGTGCAGCTGCACGAGAACAGCAGCAGCAATCCCCGCGGGTCCTCAGTCCGTCACGGTGTTGTGGTCGTCCCAAAAGGCTCGCTGTCTCTGCTGCCGACGAGCAGTTCTTTGCAAGTTCTTTGCAATCATCTGGGTCTTTCTCTGATTTGTCTCATAGCTCCAAGAGTCTTTTCGCCCCTGAAAACAGCAAATTTAAAGCGCAAACTGATATTTGTGGTTTTCCGAATAGGCCCAGTCTTGGAAAAGTGGGCATGGTGAACTGGGAAGACCACACAATATCTCAGCAGGCCTTCTCCCGAAGCCCCAACCCTGCTCAAGTGCAACGCTACTCCAGGTCCCCGGCTTGCACACGCCAAAGGCCACTGACGCCCCAGCCAAAGTCCTGCCTGGGGTCCCCCCCACAGGCCCGCAAGAGTTTCTGTCGGCACCTCTCCGTTGATTCCTTGACATCAGGCTTCTTCCCATACTCCAAAAAGGAACTGGACGAGGATTTCGATAAGCACTTCCACAAGTTTGTGTGTCAGAGCAAACTCTGTCCAAGTGCTGAGGCCCGCCGGcctcattcctcccaaacgctggGGGCACTGGCTTTGTCACCGCACTGCTTCAAGCTGAGGAAGCGTCACCGGGAGTTGGACTGGGACAACGTGTCCTGCTCCGACCGGTGGAGCCCTTTCTCTCCAGGGTCGAAGTGGCACAGAAATGAGAAGCTGAGACGCCGCCTCCGTCTGCCCGACTGCGAGGCTGCCGAATGTGGTGTCTTGGAGCACGACATGTTTCGAGGATCCCAGTCAGGTGAACGGCTTGGAATCCCTACTAG GAAGTCCAAAATAGGTCCCGAGTCATTAAGGCAACTGAACTGTGTTTAA